A region of Candidatus Poribacteria bacterium DNA encodes the following proteins:
- the leuD gene encoding 3-isopropylmalate dehydratase small subunit has product MEAFKEHVGLAAPLNRLNVDTDQIIPKQFLKRIERTGFGEFLFYDWRSLDNGDPNPDFVLNDPRYQEASILVAGANFGCGSSREHAPWALQQYGFKAVIAPSFADIFRNNCYKNGLLPIALPDDVTADLMEQIEAQEGYRLMIDLEAQQVVQPDGTAHPFEIGDFEKHCLLNGLDEIGWTLQFDEQISAYEGRIGT; this is encoded by the coding sequence ATGGAAGCATTCAAAGAACATGTTGGACTTGCAGCACCGTTGAATCGATTGAATGTAGACACAGATCAAATTATTCCTAAGCAGTTTCTCAAACGGATTGAACGCACCGGTTTTGGAGAGTTCCTGTTTTATGACTGGCGTTCTCTGGATAATGGCGATCCCAATCCGGACTTTGTCCTGAACGATCCCCGCTATCAGGAGGCGAGTATTTTGGTCGCTGGGGCAAACTTTGGCTGCGGTAGTTCGCGGGAACATGCACCGTGGGCGTTGCAACAGTATGGGTTTAAGGCGGTAATCGCACCTTCATTTGCGGACATCTTCCGTAACAACTGCTACAAGAATGGCCTGCTGCCCATCGCTCTGCCGGACGATGTGACTGCGGATCTGATGGAACAGATCGAGGCACAAGAAGGGTACAGGTTGATGATTGATTTGGAAGCACAGCAGGTGGTTCAGCCTGACGGGACTGCACACCCTTTTGAGATTGGTGATTTTGAGAAGCACTGTTTGCTGAATGGCTTAGATGAGATTGGCTGGACGTTGCAGTTTGATGAGCAAATTTCAGCGTATGAAGGACGAATCGGAACTTAG
- a CDS encoding heavy-metal-associated domain-containing protein — MTEKQVTLPITGMHCTNCSDTVARELGKLDGVATADVNYATERATVTFNPSVLNENGIIERIQDIGYGVATGEIELPITGMHCVNCAASVEKALNEMRPSVVSATVNFATEKAKIAYIPGQVTPTDLIAAIKGAGYG; from the coding sequence ATGACTGAAAAACAGGTCACACTGCCCATAACAGGGATGCACTGTACAAACTGTTCGGACACTGTCGCACGTGAGTTGGGGAAACTGGATGGTGTCGCAACGGCAGATGTCAACTACGCTACCGAGAGAGCAACGGTCACTTTCAACCCGTCTGTGTTGAACGAAAATGGCATCATTGAAAGAATTCAAGACATCGGTTACGGGGTAGCGACAGGCGAGATTGAATTGCCTATAACGGGGATGCACTGCGTCAACTGTGCCGCGAGCGTCGAAAAAGCACTTAACGAAATGCGACCAAGCGTCGTCTCTGCGACAGTAAATTTTGCCACAGAGAAAGCGAAGATCGCGTACATCCCCGGTCAAGTGACGCCCACGGATCTTATTGCTGCTATTAAAGGGGCAGGCTACGGTG